The Candidatus Binataceae bacterium genome contains the following window.
GGATAAGCTTGCGCTCGTGCGGATTGGAGGGCGCGAGCAGCTTTTGCAGGCCGAACATCAGCGCCACGAACCCGATACCGATGATCGTGAGAGCCAGTGCCACGCCGAAGTTTACGTACATTTTGGATTACCGAGTCCTCATTAGTTGGACTGGAATAAAAGGTCAAGAAGAGTGACTTGAGCGTGAACGAATCACGCTTTAACAATTCTAATCCAAGCCCGCTAACTTTCTTACTGACATCATATCACTTTCGGGCCGCGAGCAAGCGCTCCAGGGTCTTCTTGCCAACCCACGCCCCATGATCGTTGGGGCACTTGAGCATGTCGACTCCGCCCTCGGTTTCCGCTCCCAACGAGGCCTTGCAGTACGGACACAGCATCGCGTTGAGCCGCTCGCGCATCCTCTCCAGCAATTCCGCATCGCGCTTGCGCGCCCATTGATCCTCACGCGCCGCTTCGACGTCTTTGAACTTCTCCCCCATCCGATCTTTTTGATCGCTCACGCTCAGCCCCTCCTCAAGTGACTCTATGTCATGTCCTTGATCAGCTTGCCGCTGCGCGCCTTCTCGACCGTCGATTCGAACTTGTCGCCAAGGTCGACGCCCATCTGCCTCGCGCGCTTCTTCGCCCACATCCCGACGTTGCGCGAATCCTTGTAGAACGATTCATCGCGCGGCGTCGACGTGTCGAAGTTCGAAAGACGCGAACTTTCGCTCTCGACCACTGCGAACGACGACATCACGCGTCTGAGGCGCGCGCCTCCGCACGCGGGACATACCCGCCGCTCGCGACGCCTGGTATTCAGGACGACATGCGAGCTGATTCGCTCGCACCCGGCACATTCATACTCGAAGATGGGCATCCGACCACGACCATATCGTGCCCCGGAAAAGCCCGCAATTACGGTTCGCCGAACATCATGAAGATGTGAACTGAACTTAAAGGTTACGGATTCTATCCGCTCGCGAGCGATCAGGATTTCGGCGGCGCGCCGCGCCACGACTCGCGCAGATCGAGGATCGGCTGCGCAAGCGGACTGCCGACGAAGAGCAAAAGACCAACCGCGCCCACCACGACGCCGCATCCGATCCACCATAGCGAATGATCGCGGAGTCCAAGCACCAGCATGATCAGTCCCCAAAGCGGCATGATGAGCGACACGCCAAGGCGCATCAGCGCGCTCATCGCATTTTCAGCACGTTCCTGCGGCGTCGGCATCGCTATTCATTTAGCGGCTCGCGGCGGAGCTTTCAAACGCCGAGGCAGGCGCCAGAGAATCGAGATGTGCTAGCCTCCGAGCCGGTGAACGCCATGAATGAAGCATCGACGCGATTTGACCCACTTTTGTCCACCGCTCCGCTGATCGTCTATATCGATTTCAAAAGTCCCTACGCCTATCTCGCGAAAGATCCGACCCTGGCGCTCGGCGACGAACTCGGTATCGAAATCGACTGGCGTCCGTTCACGCTCGATATCCCGAGCTACCTGGGCTCGGCGAAACTCGACAAACAAGGGCGCGTCGCGGAGAGCCAGCGCACCGATACGCAATGGAAGATGGTGAAGGGCGCTTACTCTGACGTTCGCCGCTACGGCTCGCTGCGCCAGGCGGTCGTGCGCGGCACGATCAAGATCTGGGATTCGTCGCTCGCTGGAATCGCGATGCTGTTCGCTAAGCAGCAGGGAATCACCGTACTGCGGAGTTACATGGGCATCACGTACGAACGCTTCTGGAAACGCGAGCTCGACATCGAGGACATCGCGGTGCTCGAGGGCGTGCTCGCCGAGGCCGGCGCGAGCATCGCAGGTTTTCGCGAGTACGCGTCGGGCCCGGGTCGCCAGCTGCATGACGAGATTCAGCGCAAGGCGTTCGACGCGGGAATCTTTGGCGTCCCGACTTACCTCGTCGACAATGAGATGTACTTCGGCCGCGAGCATCTGCCGCGCATCAGGTGGATACTCACCGGCCGTCGCGGCGCGCCGCCGGATATTGCGTATGAGGGTGGCGCGCCGATGCCGCGAGCCACGGCGATCAACACCGCGCTCACATTTGCATTCGATTTTGCGAGCCCTCGTTCATATCTCGCCATGAAGCCAACCTGCGCGCTGGCCGACCAACTCGGCATCGAAGTCGATTGGCAGCCGCTCGTAACCGAAGCGCCGAAAAAGCCCAAGCCCGCGACCAGCGCCGACAATCGCGGCCTGCGCCATCGCGCGATTCGCGCGCAATACATGGAGCGCGACCTCGCGCGGTACATGGCCGATCGCGGCATCACGCTGAGGAATCCCAGCAAGCACGCAAACTCGACCGCGGCGGCGATCGCGCTCTTGTGGCTGAATCGCGAGGCAAAACACCTCGCGAGAAAGTTCACCGAGTTGACGTTCGAGCGTTACTGGCGAGGCGAACTCGACATAGAAAACGAGTCGGCCATCGGCCGCTCGCTCGAAGAGATCGGCGCGCCGACAGACGACTACGAGACATTCCTCAGATCCGAAGGCCGTGCCGCGCTCGATGAAACGCGCGCAAGACTGAACGACGCCGGCCTGATCGACGTGCCGACCTACCTGGTACGGGACGAAGCATTCTTCGGTCGCGAGCACTTGCCGCTGATTCGCAACAGATTGCTGACTAGCGGCTAGGCGCGATCTCGTAGAGTGCTGGAGGCCCCGGGCCGCCGATTAGCTTCGATTGGAGGACCGGTTTCAGACGCGCGCGAAGGTCGGTGGGTAGAACTTCGTACTCCTTTTCGTAGGCGAAAAGGTATGCGGGCGTCGATACTGGGCCGCTGGCGCATCCGCTCCTTTTCAGATCGGGTACCGCTTCGCCGTAGTAGAATGATAACTCGTAGTTGATGCCGTCCACGATGCAGAGTCTGCCGTCGCCGACCTTGGCGCGGATCTGCGGTGCGAAGTCGTAGACGCTACGGCGAACGGCGAGATCGGGGCGCACCACGGCGGTGAATAGAAGACTGGCGCAGAGGCTTAGCACTCCGAGTGATATGCCCGCGATCGTTGCCTGCCCGCGGCGCGCCGCAATCAACACCACGATCGAGCAAGCCGCGATCATCATGGCGAATGCGGTCGATTTGAAACCCGTGCGCCCGAGCAGAACTCCCAGCAGCTCCGCGTCGCTCGAGTTGAGGTTCAGCTTTGGCGCAAGATTTCCAGCTTTCGCGACGATCGCCAGCGCGACCCCGGCGAGCATCGCAACTGCGATGATCATCGTCGCGATACTGCGCAGCCTTGCGCCGATACCTTGCTCACTCGCGGTTGCGCCGAACGCCGACGCGCTCAGGATCGCGATTCCCGGCAGCGCCGGCAGGATGTAGTCGTCGCGTTTCGCGCTTGCGATCGAGAAAAAGATAATCGTCGCCAGCGCGAGGCTCGCCTGGTAAAGAATCGGTCCGCGTTTGCTCTCCTCGATCTCGCCGCGCGCGAGCATCGCAATCGCCGCCGGCACCAGCAGCACCAGCGGCATCGCGCCGCCGGTCAACCGCGCGAGGATGAACCATGGCGGCCGCCCGCCCTCGCCGGTTCCGCCCGCCGCGACCGGCAGAAAGTGGCCGAAGTTCTCGGTCATGAACGTATGCCGGAAACGGGGGTCGCCGAACGCGAACCAGATCGCGTACCAGGCAATCGACAACGCAATCACCGGTATCGCGACGCTCCAGACCCAGCGCTCGGCAAGCATCTCAAGCGGATTGCGGCGCTCCAGCAGGAGGTAAATCGCGACTGCAATCGCGGGCAGTACGATCGCCAC
Protein-coding sequences here:
- a CDS encoding FmdB family zinc ribbon protein — translated: MPIFEYECAGCERISSHVVLNTRRRERRVCPACGGARLRRVMSSFAVVESESSRLSNFDTSTPRDESFYKDSRNVGMWAKKRARQMGVDLGDKFESTVEKARSGKLIKDMT
- a CDS encoding zf-TFIIB domain-containing protein, with translation MSDQKDRMGEKFKDVEAAREDQWARKRDAELLERMRERLNAMLCPYCKASLGAETEGGVDMLKCPNDHGAWVGKKTLERLLAARK
- a CDS encoding DsbA family protein, whose amino-acid sequence is MNEASTRFDPLLSTAPLIVYIDFKSPYAYLAKDPTLALGDELGIEIDWRPFTLDIPSYLGSAKLDKQGRVAESQRTDTQWKMVKGAYSDVRRYGSLRQAVVRGTIKIWDSSLAGIAMLFAKQQGITVLRSYMGITYERFWKRELDIEDIAVLEGVLAEAGASIAGFREYASGPGRQLHDEIQRKAFDAGIFGVPTYLVDNEMYFGREHLPRIRWILTGRRGAPPDIAYEGGAPMPRATAINTALTFAFDFASPRSYLAMKPTCALADQLGIEVDWQPLVTEAPKKPKPATSADNRGLRHRAIRAQYMERDLARYMADRGITLRNPSKHANSTAAAIALLWLNREAKHLARKFTELTFERYWRGELDIENESAIGRSLEEIGAPTDDYETFLRSEGRAALDETRARLNDAGLIDVPTYLVRDEAFFGREHLPLIRNRLLTSG
- a CDS encoding phospholipid carrier-dependent glycosyltransferase, with the translated sequence MSAASSRSARPRALAIVSAAIFATLVLAQGISAPFQKDAEPQSAEWMQSVARGHLLAPRDYYGFLTQKPLLFYWLGAGLTDLTGGGVNEVRSRAVAVASAVALSVIVLVWTSVNVGPIEGWLAFVFLLGTYGFAARAPLALTDMTLTMFVVATLVALYPIVSGVAGERDRRRAIVWALAMMFLGVLTKGPVAIVLPAIAVAIYLLLERRNPLEMLAERWVWSVAIPVIALSIAWYAIWFAFGDPRFRHTFMTENFGHFLPVAAGGTGEGGRPPWFILARLTGGAMPLVLLVPAAIAMLARGEIEESKRGPILYQASLALATIIFFSIASAKRDDYILPALPGIAILSASAFGATASEQGIGARLRSIATMIIAVAMLAGVALAIVAKAGNLAPKLNLNSSDAELLGVLLGRTGFKSTAFAMMIAACSIVVLIAARRGQATIAGISLGVLSLCASLLFTAVVRPDLAVRRSVYDFAPQIRAKVGDGRLCIVDGINYELSFYYGEAVPDLKRSGCASGPVSTPAYLFAYEKEYEVLPTDLRARLKPVLQSKLIGGPGPPALYEIAPSR